Part of the Candidatus Polarisedimenticolaceae bacterium genome is shown below.
GACCGATTCGAGGGCGGGGCGGCGCTCTCCACGTGGGTCCACCGCATCGTCGTCAACGCCGCCCTCATGAAGCTCCGCTCGAAGAAGGCGCGTCCGGAAGAGTCGATCGAGGACCTGCTGCCGGGGTTCGAAGCCGACGGACATATCGCGGTGCCGGCGTCGGAGTGGGCCCCGGCCGACGAGCTGGTCCTCCGGGACGAAGTCCAGCAGCTCGTCCGCGCCGCGATCGAGCGACTCCCCGACACTTATCGCACCGTCCTGCTGCTTCGGGACATCGAGGAGCTCTCGACCGAGGAAACCGCGGAGGCGCTCGGCTGCACGCCGGTCGCGGTGAAGGTGCGCCTCCATCGCGCGCGCCAGGCGCTGCGGGGATTGCTCGATCCCAACCTTCGCATGTGACAGAGGGGACAGCTTCCGAAACTCAAAGGGGCGGCCTTCTTGGCCGCCCCTTTGAGTTTCGCAAGCTGTCCCTTCTGATCAGTCGTCGACCTTGATCTGCTTCCCGTCGTTCTTGACGACGGCCGGCCAGTACTTGTCCGCCTTCTTCAGATTGCCCTGCACGTCCTCGTTCCACAGACGGACGGCGCGCGCGTTGTGCTGAATGACGAGACGCCCGTTCACGATCGAGAAGGTGCTCACGTCGATCGGCGCGGTGCGTCCCTGCGAGACGGCGTAAGCGCAGAAGGCGCCGAACTGCGGCTCGTACTTCATCGGCTCCTTGTCGAACAGCGCCTTGTGCTCGGCGGAGGAGAAGTAATAGGTCGCGCCGTCGGCGCTCGACCGGTAGGTCTTCGTTCCCATCACCGGCTTGCCTTCGGTGAAGAATGCGACCGGGTCGTAGCCATCGAGGATCACGCCCTCGGCGTTGAGGTTCAGGAGCTGCGTGCTGTGGTTGGCGAAGGCCGCGGCGGCGGGGACCAGGAGGACGACGCCGAGGGCCAAGCGGAAGAGGGTCGAGCTCATGTTCATTCTCCTTGGGACTCGGCTCACTTGACCGGGGAGGGGAACGACGCCTCGCCCAGCACGACCTCGGCGTAGGCGCACCAGATCTGGACCTTGGCGACGTCGTGGACGTACGCGGGAAGGGTGATCGACTTGTTGAGCTTGTCGCCCTTCACGACGAGGTGCTGGAGGAGGTAGACGTTCCCCTGCGAGTCGACGACCTGCCAGTGGGGATCCGGCGTCTCGGGGACCTTGAAGTCGTCGGAGAGCGTCAGCGTTTCCTTGCCGCCCAGCAGTGCGTGCGTCACGGTGCCGGCGTTGACCTTCGCGCCCATGAACGTCGAGGTCGTGTGCTCGTGGTTCGCCGAAGCGGGCGCCGCGACGGCGAGCGCCACCGCGGCGAGGGCCGGGAGCGCGAGGCTGCGAACGAGAGTGCGGGTGTTCATCGATCATCTCCTTGTGTTGGTGTGTGTCATCGGTTCGCAGCCTTCGATTCCCGAGGAGCGCGCTTGGTTTCGCCGCGCGCGGCCAAGAGCTTCGCGACGAGGCCGGTCCAGCCGGTCTGATGCGAAGCGCCGACGCCGCGGCCGCTGTCGCCGTCGAAGTATTCGTGGAAGAGCACGTGATCGCGGAACCAGGGATCGCCGTGGCTCTTGGGATGGCCCGCGAGGACGGCGCGCGTGCCGCCGGCGTCCGCGAGGAAGATCCGCGTGAGGCGCCGCGCGATCTCGTCGGCGGCCTCGCCGATCGTGACGAGGCGTCCGGATCCGACGGGACACTCGATCTTGAAGTCGTCGCCGTAGTAGTGCTGGAACTTCTGGAGCGACTCCAAGATGAGGTAGTTCACGGGAAACCAGATCGGCCCCCGCCAGTTCGAGTTCCCGCCGAACAGGCCGCTCTCCGATTCCGCCGGCTGGTAGGACACGGTGAGCGCACCTCCGGGGGCGTCGAAGACGTAGGGATGCTCCTTGTGCACGCGCGAGATCGCGCGCACGCCGTAGTCGGAGAGGAACTCGGTCTCGTCGAGCAAGCGCCGCAGGATCCGCTTCATCCGGTGGCCTCGGAGGAGCGAGAGCAGCCGCCGCTCCTTCATCCCCGGCGTCTCCCACCGCGAGACGAGCGCCGCGAGATCGGGGCGATAGCTCAGGAACCACTCGAGCCGCCGCCGGAATTCGGGGAGCTCCTCGAGCAGCTCGGGCTCCAAGACCTCGACGGCGAAGAGCGGGATGAGCCCGACCATCGAGCGGACCTTCAAGGGCACCTGGCGGCCGCCTTCGAGGCTGAGCACGTCGTAGAAGAAGCCGTCGGTGTCGTCCCAGAGCCCGGCGCCGCCCTCGCCCATTGCGCTCATCGCCTCCGCGATGTGCAGGAAGTGCTCGAAGAACTTCGTGGCGATGTCCTCGTAGACCCGGTTCGTCCGCGCCAGCTCGAGCGCGATGCGCATCAGGTTCAAGCTGTACATCGCCATCCAGCTCGTGCCGTCGGCTTGATTGATGAACCCGCCGGTCGGCAGCGGCGCGCTGCGGTCGAACACGCCGATGTTGTCGAGGCCGAGGAAGCCGCCCTGGAAGACGTTCCGGCCTTCGGCGTCCTTCCTGTTCACCCACCAGGTGAAGTTGAGCATCAGCTTGTGGAAGACACGCTCGAGGAAGGCGCGATCACCTTCGCCGCCGCGGGCGTCGCGGTCGATCTGGTAGACCCGCCACGCCGCCCATGCGTGGACCGGCGGGTTCACGTCTCCGAACGCCCACTCGTAGGCCGGCATCTGGCCGTTCGGGTGCATGTACCACTCCCGCGTCAGGAGCACGAGCTGCTCCTTCGCGAAGGCGGGATCGACGAGCGCGAGCGGGATGGTGTGGAACGCGAGATCCCAGGCGGCGTACCACGGGTATTCCCACGAGTCGGGCATCGAGATGACGTCGGCGTTGTTGAGATGCGGCCACTCGCGATTGCGCCCCGTCCGCCTCTCCCGCGGCGGCGCGGGCTGGCCGGGGTCCCCTGCGAGCCACTGAGGCACGTCATAGTGGTAGAACTGCTTGCTCCAGATCATCCCCGCGAATGCCTGACGCTGGACGTGACGCGCGTCCTCGCTCTTGATCGCCTTCTGGACCTCCGCGTAGAAGGCGTCGGCCTCCTCGAGACGCGCCTCGAAGACGTCGTCGAAGTCGGCGAACGGTCGCGTGTGCGAGGCGGCCGAGAGGCGGAAGCGAAGAACGACGGAGCCGCCGGCGCGCACCTCGCGCTGCACCTGGATGCCCGCCTTCGTCCCGCTCGACTCATGAGCGAGCGCCTCGGTGCGGCCGTCGACGATCGCCTCGTGGAATGCGTCCTTGAACGGTCCGGGTGCGTCGACCGCGTACAGACGCCGCACGTTGGTCTCGTTCTCGGTGAAGAGGAGCGTCGCCGCATCCTCGGCGTAGAACTGCATCGTTCCCAGGTCGTGATGACGTGCCACGATCTCGCCGCCGTTCCCCGCGCAGAGCACCGGCTTGGGGCCCGCGTTCGGGAGGCCCCAGCTCCACGTGTTGCGGAACACGAGCTGCGGGATGACGTGGAGCGCCGCGTCCTCGGGGCCGCGATTGTGGACGGTCACCTTCATGAGCACGTCGTCGGGCGCCGCCTTCGCGTACTCGACGAAGACGTCGAAGTACCGGTCGTCGTCCAGGATCCCGGTGTCCAGCAGCTCGAACTCCGGCCGGTCCTTGCCGCGCCGCCGGTTCTCGTCCACGAGCCACGCGTACGGGTAGGCGCGCTGCGGGTACTTGTAGAGCATCTTCAGGTACGAGTGCGTCGGGGTCGCGTCGAGGAAGTAGTACAGCTCCTTCACGTCCTCGCCGTGGTTGCCCTCGCCGTTCGTGAGGCCGAACAACCGTTCCTTCAGAATCGGATCGCGTCCGTTCCACAGTGCGAGCGAGAGGCAGAGCGACTGCATGCGGTCGCTGTATCCGGCGATCCCGTCCTCGCCCCACCGGTACGCGCGGCTCCGCGCATGGTCGTGCGGGAACGAGTCCCACGCCGTGCCGCCGGCGCTGTAGTCCTCGCGCACGGTGCCCCATTGGCGCTCGCTGAGATACGGGCCCCACTGCTTCCACGGCGACTCGGTGGACGGAGACTCGGCGAGCCTCGCCCGCTCCGAAGCGGTCAGCGTGTTCGTCGACGATTTCATGGAGGACCTCCGCCGCTTCGATGCGAAGGGCGAAGGTTGTGTTTCAGAGGGGACAGCTTCCGAAACTCGATGGAAGGAGTTTCGGAAGCTGTCCCCTCTTATCGCTTGCTCGACCTCGCGGCGAGCACCGCCTTCACGAGGTCCTCGGGGACGTCGGCGGGCACCGGCGCTTCAGGGTCCTTGAACGCCGCCTTCTCGAGCTCGATCGTCTCGCAATAGGTGTTCAAGTAGGCGACGCAGGCGACGCAGTCGGCGACGTGCCGGTCGAACGCGTCGCGCTGCGACGCGTCGAGCTCCCCGGACAGGTAGTCCATCAGAAACTCGACGAACGTCTTGCACGTCACCATCGCGGCCCGCCTCTCGAGTCGATCGGTCACCGTCTAGGATGCGGCCGGCCCCTGGCTGGTTACAAGAATTTTGAGATGAGGATTTGGTCCGGAGGACGCTGAAGCTGGTTCGGAAAGTGGTAATCCGCGTGCTCTCTTGGCCGGTCGGCGCCTAAGTGGAGTCGCTGGGCGGGGAAGTAGACCCGCTCGTAATCCGCCACGAGCCGGTCCTCCGGCAAACCTTCTTGATTGCGGACGATCGCCCGCTCGAGCGCCTTGGGAAAGTCGCAGTCGACCCAGACCGAAACGTCGTACCGCTCACGCAGCTCGCGCTTGAAGAGGAAGATCCCCTCGAGCAGGATCACGTCGATCGCCTCGTATGTGAGGCGCGAGGTGTACCGCGTACCGGCGTGGGGATCGATGAGCTCGACCTCGAGGTCGATCGCGCGATCCCGTCGCAGCGGCTCGATGACGCGCTCGAACAGGTCGTCGAACCGGTATCCATGGAGATAGAAGTGCTCCGCCGGGTCCGCAGCCTCTTGCCGCAGCGCCGGTGACGTCTGCCAGGGATCGATGCCGATCGTCGCGACGTTCAAGCCGAGCCGCTTGAGGTTCGCGGACAACCGCGTCGCCAGGCAACCCTTTCCCGACGCGTCGATCCCGCTGATCGCGACGAGCAACGCCCGATCGCCCCTCGATTCCAGACGCCGGTACGCGACCATGTTGGCGAGGTCGAAGCTGTTCGCGGACAGCATGTCTCCCATCGGCGGCCCCCTTTCCAACCGTTCGATGCGCGTGCCTCGGCGAGGTTTCATCATTGACGCGCCGGCCAAGCACCGGTATCTATTCCGCATGGAACGCTACGTCGGAAGCCGCAACCCGCTGACCCCGCACCCGGTCGACCAGTACCCCGGCCTGCTCGTGGTCGATGTCGCCCCCGGCTGGCCGTACAACGTGATCGTGCCGGAGAACGGCCAAACCATCGTCGGCCTCGGGGGAGAGCGCATCATTCCGTACAGGACGCCTTCCGGCTCGAGCGCGCAGGGGTTCACGCTCGGCCCAGGCGATCGCGCGACGCGCCTCCGCTCCGACCTGCCCTCCCATCTCTGCGAGTGGCAGGTCGAGCGCGTCTGAGGCCGTAACCCGCTGACGGTACGGGGCATCCCACCTTCGTCAAGGAGGTGTGCCGTGCCGCTCTCGAAGCCCGAAACCGTGGTGAGCTGGATCCTCCAGCTCGTCGCCGCCGCGATCCTCTTCCAGACCCTCTTCTTCAAGTTCACCGGTGCCGAGGAGTCTGTCTACATCTTCACCAAGCTCGGCATGGAGCCGTGGGGCCGCATCGGCTCCGGCGTCGCGGAGCTGATCGCCTGCATCCTGCTCCTGGTGCCGCGCACCGTTCCCTTGGGCGCGCTGCTGGCGCTGGGCGTGATCACCGGCGCGATCGTGAGCCACCTCACCAAACTCGGCATCGTCGTCAAGGACGACGGCGGCCTGCTCTTCGGCCTCGCGGTCGTAGTGTTCGTCGCGAGCGCGATTGTGCTCGTGATCCGGCGCGGGCAGCTCCCGGTGGTGGGAGCGGCGCTGCGCTAGATCCGATTTCCCCTTGGCGAGGGCGTTGGGCGACCCTATCCTGACCGACAGGGGGTTGCGCCATGAACGCTCGTCACGTCCTCGCCCCCGACCCATGAGCGCCCTACAGGCGATCTTAGTGGCGATCGTTCTCGTCGCGGCCGTCCCGACGGCGGAGGATCTCGATCCCGGACCGCAGCCGACGTTGAGCTGCCTCGAAGCGCATCAGGTCGGCGATCTCATCGCGCTCAGCTGTCGCCTCACGAACAATGCCGGCGGGTCGGTGCTCTTCGACGCCCGCACGCGTGCGATGCCCTCGCTCGACGTCGAGCGGTTCCTTGACGGCACGTGGAAGCCCCTGGCGACCGATCTCGATCCGGACCGCTCGATCGTGCTGGAGCTGCACGAGTGGGAGAGCTTGAAGTTCAAGTTCAGCGTTCCTCGTGTCGCGGAGCCGCTACGGGTGACCGCCACATGGCGCACCGGGAAGACGCGGCGGCCGGTTCAGAGCAACATCGGCCGTCTGGTCGACGATACCGAAGCCGCGGGGGGGGCGAGTGACGTTCCACGGTGGTGCTGCCTCGACCTCGAGCCGGTACAGATCGTGTCGAGGGTCGAGCCGAAATGGCCCTGGGACGCCCGGTGGAACCAGCGGCAGGGGATGATCCTCGTCGAGCTCGTCGTCGAGGCCGATGGGAGCGCGAAGATCGTCCGCATGCTCAAAGGCGACCAGACGTTCGACAAGCAAGTCATCGAGGCGACGCAGGGCTGGAAGTTCAAGCCGGCGCGGGATGCGCACGGCCAGCCCGTGCGTACGTACTTCTTCATCCAGTTCGAGTTCCGCCTGCGCTCCTAAGCTCGACCCGCCATGGCAGCCGTCGCCGCCGCCATCTCGTGTTTGCCGACGACGCAGTACACCTTGATCGCGTCCTTCGCGTTCGTGAGAGCGTCGAACATCTTGTCGTAGCTCTCGAGGCCGTCGATCGGGTGGGTGAGGAACTGCTCGAGGAAGCCGGGGAAGGCGGCTTCCGACTGGACCATGTCACGCACACCCTGCTCGAAGTCCTCGCGCGCGGCGTTGACGGTGCCGAGCATGAGCTTGTTCCCGAGGACGAACTCGAGGTTGATCTTGTCGGCGGGGACCTCGAGGCGCTTGTCGCCGCCGGTGACGCTGGCGAGGACGAGGACGCCGTTCTTGGCGAGGGCCTGCATGCTCTCGAAGACGACGCCGGAATTGCCGGTCGCTTCGAGGATGAGGTCGAACGGACCGTGCATCTTCGCCGCGTCGAGGATCCGCGTCTCGGTGGTGTTGACGTAGCGGGCGCCGAGGCTTTCGACGAGGCCGGCGTTGCGGTTGGGCTTCGGGTTGCGCGCGAAGGTCGTCACCTCGAAGCCGCGCAGGCGAAGGGCGAGCGTGCCGAGCATTCCGACGGTGCCGGCGCCCATCACGGCGGCCTTCTGCGGGCGCCACACCTTCAGGCGGCGCTGCGCCTCGAACGCCATGCGGATCCCCTTGGCGAAGATCGTGTAGGGCTCGAGGAGCACGCCGACCTCTTCCAGGACCCTGGGCAGCTTGACGATGTAGCGCGCCTCGTCGACGTAGTACTCGGCGAGGTAGCCGTGACG
Proteins encoded:
- a CDS encoding sigma-70 family RNA polymerase sigma factor — translated: MIAETQALVASLRANDPIATAWFVRSETPRLLAVARRILRNDEDAKDAVQDGLISALGALDRFEGGAALSTWVHRIVVNAALMKLRSKKARPEESIEDLLPGFEADGHIAVPASEWAPADELVLRDEVQQLVRAAIERLPDTYRTVLLLRDIEELSTEETAEALGCTPVAVKVRLHRARQALRGLLDPNLRM
- a CDS encoding YHS domain-containing (seleno)protein is translated as MSSTLFRLALGVVLLVPAAAAFANHSTQLLNLNAEGVILDGYDPVAFFTEGKPVMGTKTYRSSADGATYYFSSAEHKALFDKEPMKYEPQFGAFCAYAVSQGRTAPIDVSTFSIVNGRLVIQHNARAVRLWNEDVQGNLKKADKYWPAVVKNDGKQIKVDD
- a CDS encoding zf-HC2 domain-containing protein, with the translated sequence MTDRLERRAAMVTCKTFVEFLMDYLSGELDASQRDAFDRHVADCVACVAYLNTYCETIELEKAAFKDPEAPVPADVPEDLVKAVLAARSSKR
- a CDS encoding DoxX family protein, with amino-acid sequence MPLSKPETVVSWILQLVAAAILFQTLFFKFTGAEESVYIFTKLGMEPWGRIGSGVAELIACILLLVPRTVPLGALLALGVITGAIVSHLTKLGIVVKDDGGLLFGLAVVVFVASAIVLVIRRGQLPVVGAALR
- a CDS encoding energy transducer TonB, encoding MAIVLVAAVPTAEDLDPGPQPTLSCLEAHQVGDLIALSCRLTNNAGGSVLFDARTRAMPSLDVERFLDGTWKPLATDLDPDRSIVLELHEWESLKFKFSVPRVAEPLRVTATWRTGKTRRPVQSNIGRLVDDTEAAGGASDVPRWCCLDLEPVQIVSRVEPKWPWDARWNQRQGMILVELVVEADGSAKIVRMLKGDQTFDKQVIEATQGWKFKPARDAHGQPVRTYFFIQFEFRLRS
- a CDS encoding glucose 1-dehydrogenase, coding for MMKAIAVFPGKPGSAHLETMPKPMVSDVPGGKGVLVRVLRVGVDGTDKEINAADYGAAPAGSNFLVIGHESFGVVEEVGENVRDLVPGDFVVAMVRRPGSSIYDLIGEQDNTTDDHYYERGINLRHGYLAEYYVDEARYIVKLPRVLEEVGVLLEPYTIFAKGIRMAFEAQRRLKVWRPQKAAVMGAGTVGMLGTLALRLRGFEVTTFARNPKPNRNAGLVESLGARYVNTTETRILDAAKMHGPFDLILEATGNSGVVFESMQALAKNGVLVLASVTGGDKRLEVPADKINLEFVLGNKLMLGTVNAAREDFEQGVRDMVQSEAAFPGFLEQFLTHPIDGLESYDKMFDALTNAKDAIKVYCVVGKHEMAAATAAMAGRA